Below is a window of Leisingera sp. S132 DNA.
AGGCCAAGGCCCGCGTCATAGCGGCGGCGGGAGTGCGCCCAGGGGGTGTTGCGCTCCTCAAAGCCGTTGGCCAGCGTCACCACATCGGTGCGCCGCTCTGGCCCGCCGACAGAGCCGAAGCTGAGCGACGCGGGAAAGCGGACTTCGTGGAAATTCATCGTGTTACCCTCCATCCTTAACGGTTGCGTCCGCCACGGGACAGCGCCCGCGACAGCTGCGCGGCGATCTGGCTGCGGCTGCGTTCAAAGCCTTTCACGTCCGGGGTGGAGACATTCATCACCACATTCACAGCCCCGCCGCCCTGGCTGCGCACCCCCAGCGAGCCATCGGCCCCGCGGGTGAGCGGCAGGATCGCCTCCGGCCCCGCTTCCCCCATCAGCCCGGTCGCGCCGCGCAGCGGGAAGGTTGTGGGGCTGGTAACAATGCCGCCCTTGGCAAAGGGCATCACCTTGCCCTGGCTGAAGGCGGCGCCATTGGCGAAGGGCAGCAGGTTGCCGATCAGACTGCCGAACCCGTCGGATATCAGTCCGCCCACATGATTGGTGACCGGTTTCATCGCCGCGTTATAGGTGGTGCGGATCATGCTGTTCCTCAGCGTCTCCATCGCCTCTGACAGGCTGTCGCCGTCGAACACCAACCCGTCAAAGGCGCGGCGCAAACCCTTGGAAAGGCTGCGGTCCAGGATCTGGGCATCGCGGCCGGTCTCGGAAAACCCCTCCTTGACCCGCCCCAGCACTTCTGCAAAGGCCGCGGCCATTCCAGAGGCACCGTCCAGCGCTTCTCCCAAAGCCTCGCCCTGCAATTCCAGTTCTGCCATCGAAGATGAGTCAGTCATCCGTTGTCTCCTTGTTCTTCGCGCCGGCGGTGTCCGGGAAGGCCGCCATCAAGGCCGAAAGCCGGTCGCGGCCCAGCGGCTGCGGCGAAACCGGATCGCCCAGCATCAGCCGCAGCTCGGCAGGCGTCAGCTGCCAGAAGTCGCGCGGCAGCAGTTTCAGCCCCGCCATCCCGGCGCGCATCAGCGCGGGCCAGTCGAGCGCACTCATGGGCTGTCCGGCACGGCAAAGCTGCGTACCAGCAGTTCCGCTGCCACCCGCGCCGCCTGCATCGGGCCGCCGCCAATGGCGGCCGCGGCTAGGTCCTCGCGGCTGAGATCATACCCGCCGCCCTGCAATCCTGCGGCCAGCAGCGCCAGCACGTCGCGGGCGGAAAACCGGCCCTGTTCGAACCTCTGCACCAGGTCCACCAGCGTGCCTTCCTCCAGCGCGGCCTCAAGCCCCGCCAGTGCGCCCAGCGTCAGCTTCAGCGCGTAATGGCTTCCATTCACAAGCAATTCTGCCTCACCTGCATGCGGGTTCACCATCGGTCAAACCGCCGCAAAGCTGAGCTGGCCGGCGCTGGCGAGCGACAGTTCATAGGTCGCCTCGCCATTGTGGCTGCCGGCGTATTCAAGTGCTGTGACCTGGAACGGCCCCTGCACGATGCCGAAGTCGGGGATGATCACCTGGAACTCCGGCGTGAGCCCGTCAAAGAACAGCTGCCGGGCGCGTTCGTCGGTCGCCTCATCCCTAAAGATGCCGGAGCCGGAGATGCTGGCGGAGCGCACACCGGCGCCTGCCAGCAATTCGCGCCAGCCGCCCTGGCTTTCGAGGCTGGTCACATCGACGCTTTCAGCGTTGAAGCTGATCCTTGTGGCGCGCAAGCCGGCGATGGTCTCAAAAAGGCCTGCGCCGTTCATGTCCACTTTGACCAAGAGGTCCTTGCCGTTTTGAACTTTCATGGGGGTTCTCCATGTATTTCAATTGGTTTCACGAAGTTTCTGCGGTTCAGATATCGTCCACACGGGCGCGGAAGCGCAGGGTGATCTGACGGCCGCCGGTGCTCAGCCGCTCTGCCTTGGCCCGGTCGAACCAGAGGCCGGTCAATTGCCCGCGCGGCAGCGGCACCGCGGCGCCGACCAGCGCGTCGCAGACGGC
It encodes the following:
- a CDS encoding phage tail tape measure protein yields the protein MTDSSSMAELELQGEALGEALDGASGMAAAFAEVLGRVKEGFSETGRDAQILDRSLSKGLRRAFDGLVFDGDSLSEAMETLRNSMIRTTYNAAMKPVTNHVGGLISDGFGSLIGNLLPFANGAAFSQGKVMPFAKGGIVTSPTTFPLRGATGLMGEAGPEAILPLTRGADGSLGVRSQGGGAVNVVMNVSTPDVKGFERSRSQIAAQLSRALSRGGRNR
- a CDS encoding rcc01693 family protein yields the protein MSALDWPALMRAGMAGLKLLPRDFWQLTPAELRLMLGDPVSPQPLGRDRLSALMAAFPDTAGAKNKETTDD
- a CDS encoding phage major tail protein, TP901-1 family, producing MKVQNGKDLLVKVDMNGAGLFETIAGLRATRISFNAESVDVTSLESQGGWRELLAGAGVRSASISGSGIFRDEATDERARQLFFDGLTPEFQVIIPDFGIVQGPFQVTALEYAGSHNGEATYELSLASAGQLSFAAV
- a CDS encoding gene transfer agent family protein, with protein sequence MVNPHAGEAELLVNGSHYALKLTLGALAGLEAALEEGTLVDLVQRFEQGRFSARDVLALLAAGLQGGGYDLSREDLAAAAIGGGPMQAARVAAELLVRSFAVPDSP